Proteins encoded together in one Acidobacteriota bacterium window:
- the asnB gene encoding asparagine synthase (glutamine-hydrolyzing), which produces MCGIAGMFGPEGTMSPDQRRGVIQQMCHVIEHRGPDDEGFLVDGGMAMGMRRLSIIDLFTGRQPISNEDGSIWIVFNGEIYNFKELREDLIRRGHTFRTNTDTEAIVHLYEDEGERCVERLRGMFAFAIWDNRERKLFIARDRVGVKPLHYCLAGETLVFASEIKSILQHPDVTREVNLEAISDFLTFGYVPDPASAFRGIFKLLPGHTLTFKDGRLSTRCYWDFQYPQNGEFGPVREESYYTERIRELIAESVRLRLISDVPLGAFLSGGIDSSTVVAMMAREMDRPVKTFSIGFTESSFDELHYARMTARHFNTEHHEFIVTPDVCNIVEEIIWHHDEPFADVSSIPTYIVSKMAREHVTVVLSGDGGDELFGGYDRYLVDRNRERFERIPGFLRRNFMLRASRAIPRATYGKNFLRNVSLDSDARYVDSVSYFDEDAKRNLLSLDVRRWLAGRDSADAFKRLLAVPNSSERLDHLLYLDSKTYLPGDILTKVDRMSMAHSIEAREPLLDHKLIEFVQTIPASLKLRGSVGKHILKEAVRGLIPDEIINRQKQGFGVPIKRWFNNELRELLYDTLTDRRTLQRGYFNQKAVEEILDEHRRGRRDNSTHLWGLLTLELWHRAFIDRCPDPNFEGAKRIGLASLAVNSETVSEGAGR; this is translated from the coding sequence ATGTGTGGTATCGCAGGAATGTTCGGACCTGAAGGCACGATGAGCCCCGACCAGCGGCGCGGGGTCATCCAACAGATGTGCCATGTGATCGAGCATCGCGGCCCGGACGACGAAGGCTTTCTGGTTGACGGCGGGATGGCGATGGGAATGCGCCGGCTGTCGATCATAGATCTGTTCACCGGCCGCCAGCCAATCTCGAACGAAGACGGCTCGATATGGATCGTATTCAACGGCGAGATCTACAACTTCAAGGAGCTTCGCGAAGATCTTATTCGCCGCGGACACACGTTTCGAACCAACACAGATACTGAAGCGATCGTTCACCTCTACGAAGACGAAGGCGAACGCTGCGTCGAGCGGCTTCGCGGGATGTTCGCGTTCGCCATCTGGGATAATCGTGAGCGCAAGCTTTTCATAGCCCGCGATCGGGTCGGCGTTAAGCCGCTGCACTACTGCCTGGCTGGCGAAACCCTGGTCTTCGCCTCCGAAATCAAATCGATTCTTCAACACCCCGATGTGACTCGCGAGGTGAATCTGGAAGCGATCTCGGACTTCCTGACGTTCGGCTATGTGCCGGACCCGGCGAGCGCGTTCCGCGGCATATTCAAGCTCCTGCCCGGCCACACGCTGACTTTCAAGGACGGGCGCTTGAGCACGCGATGCTATTGGGATTTTCAGTACCCTCAGAACGGCGAGTTTGGACCGGTTCGCGAAGAGAGCTACTACACCGAGCGGATCCGCGAGTTGATCGCCGAGTCCGTCAGATTGCGGCTGATAAGCGATGTTCCGCTTGGCGCATTCCTATCGGGCGGCATCGATTCGAGCACCGTTGTCGCGATGATGGCACGCGAGATGGACAGACCGGTGAAGACGTTTTCAATCGGCTTCACCGAATCCAGCTTCGACGAGCTTCATTACGCGCGGATGACGGCTCGTCATTTCAACACCGAGCATCACGAGTTCATCGTCACCCCCGACGTGTGCAACATCGTCGAGGAAATCATCTGGCACCACGACGAACCGTTCGCCGACGTTTCGAGCATACCGACCTACATCGTGTCGAAGATGGCTCGCGAGCATGTAACCGTGGTCCTGTCGGGTGACGGCGGCGATGAGCTGTTCGGCGGCTACGATCGCTATCTGGTAGACCGCAATCGCGAAAGGTTCGAGCGCATCCCGGGCTTCCTGCGGCGGAATTTCATGCTGAGGGCAAGCCGCGCGATTCCGCGAGCAACCTACGGCAAGAATTTCCTGCGCAACGTCTCGCTCGATTCGGACGCGCGTTACGTCGACAGCGTCTCTTACTTCGACGAAGACGCGAAGCGAAATCTGCTTTCGCTCGACGTGCGGCGGTGGCTTGCGGGGCGCGACTCCGCTGACGCATTCAAGCGGCTGCTCGCCGTGCCCAATTCCTCGGAGCGGCTCGACCATTTGCTGTATCTCGACAGCAAGACCTACCTTCCGGGCGACATACTGACCAAGGTCGATCGAATGAGCATGGCTCACTCTATCGAGGCGCGTGAGCCGTTGCTCGATCACAAGCTGATCGAGTTCGTTCAAACCATACCCGCGTCGCTAAAGCTGCGCGGGTCCGTGGGCAAGCACATCTTGAAGGAGGCCGTTCGTGGTCTGATTCCCGATGAAATCATCAACCGCCAGAAACAGGGTTTCGGCGTCCCAATCAAGAGGTGGTTCAACAACGAGCTTCGCGAGCTGCTCTACGACACGCTGACCGATCGCCGGACTCTGCAGCGCGGCTACTTCAATCAAAAGGCGGTCGAGGAAATCCTGGATGAACATCGCCGGGGCCGCCGCGACAACTCGACGCACCTATGGGGGCTACTGACTCTGGAGCTCTGGCACCGCGCTTTCATCGATCGCTGCCCCGATCCCAACTTTGAAGGCGCAAAACGAATTGGGCTTGCTTCCCTGGCCGTAAACAGCGAGACCGTGAGTGAGGGGGCCGGGCGATGA
- a CDS encoding O-antigen ligase family protein gives MIAGSNKMKSGALFHQHAESVLLKARPAADAAAAADDKPAVRAVSHPLAFAGLFLFTLLLYVRPNELFPEVFGTFAFTKIVAILTLVVYIGGKLSAGERLTIWPIEMSMLGLIVLIGIVLTPVAASPDASIEMLSDTFFKVVVIFVLMINLVDSRERLRLILKLVVICGAGIAAGTIVKFAQGKFTSTIQGIGVRVEGTVGGIFGNPNDLAMSLDLLLPLAIVLALTSKPAGRVFYLGCSLLLVMGVVVSFSRGGFLGLAAAGGVLLWKLGRHNKFTTAIAVLAACGVLALSMPVGYTDRLFTILHSDKDTTGSAQERQGELMRVLYVASRHTIIGIGLANYPVYSNHAIRAHNSFLELSAELGVAGLIAYLILIFAPLKRLKQIERETSRATNFRRRELHFLSAGVQASIIGFLVCAVFSSAQYQWFLYYPVAYAVSLKRLHSFEGADDDNEAYHQTEEPVTTPGLLWKRPGVNS, from the coding sequence ATGATCGCTGGCAGTAACAAAATGAAATCCGGTGCGCTGTTTCATCAACACGCCGAGAGTGTGCTTCTGAAAGCACGCCCGGCCGCCGACGCCGCCGCCGCCGCTGATGATAAACCCGCGGTCAGAGCCGTCTCGCATCCATTGGCCTTCGCCGGTTTGTTCCTGTTTACGCTTCTGTTATACGTGCGGCCCAACGAGCTGTTCCCTGAGGTGTTCGGCACGTTTGCCTTCACGAAGATCGTCGCCATTCTCACGCTGGTTGTTTACATCGGCGGAAAGCTAAGCGCAGGCGAACGCCTGACGATCTGGCCGATCGAGATGTCGATGCTCGGCTTGATCGTGCTCATCGGAATTGTTCTGACGCCGGTGGCGGCGTCGCCGGACGCCAGTATCGAAATGCTTTCCGACACATTCTTCAAGGTGGTGGTGATCTTTGTGCTGATGATCAACCTGGTCGACTCGAGAGAGCGGTTGCGTTTGATCTTGAAGCTGGTGGTGATCTGCGGCGCGGGAATCGCGGCCGGAACCATCGTGAAATTCGCGCAGGGCAAGTTCACCTCGACGATCCAAGGTATAGGCGTCAGGGTGGAAGGAACCGTTGGCGGCATCTTCGGGAATCCCAATGATCTTGCAATGTCGTTGGACCTTCTTCTGCCGCTGGCAATCGTGCTCGCGCTGACCAGCAAGCCCGCCGGTCGAGTGTTCTATCTGGGATGCAGCTTGCTGCTGGTGATGGGAGTAGTGGTCAGTTTTTCGCGCGGCGGCTTTTTGGGGCTGGCAGCGGCCGGAGGCGTCCTGCTGTGGAAGCTTGGCCGCCATAACAAATTCACAACTGCAATCGCCGTGCTAGCCGCGTGTGGCGTCCTCGCGCTGTCGATGCCGGTCGGCTATACGGACAGGTTGTTCACGATCCTCCACTCGGACAAGGACACGACTGGCTCAGCGCAGGAACGCCAGGGAGAGTTGATGCGTGTATTGTATGTCGCGTCGCGTCATACAATCATCGGCATCGGCCTGGCCAATTATCCTGTCTATTCCAACCACGCCATCAGGGCGCACAACTCTTTCCTTGAACTTTCTGCCGAGCTGGGCGTGGCCGGACTCATTGCATATTTGATTTTGATTTTCGCGCCGCTAAAACGGTTGAAACAAATCGAACGCGAAACATCCCGAGCAACTAACTTCCGAAGGCGGGAGCTTCACTTCTTAAGCGCCGGGGTGCAGGCGTCAATCATTGGGTTCTTGGTTTGTGCGGTCTTTTCATCCGCTCAATATCAGTGGTTTCTGTATTACCCGGTAGCGTACGCGGTGTCGCTCAAGAGGCTCCACAGTTTTGAAGGGGCCGATGACGACAACGAGGCTTACCACCAGACAGAAGAGCCGGTCACGACACCGGGACTGCTGTGGAAGCGGCCGGGGGTGAACAGCTAG
- a CDS encoding oligosaccharide flippase family protein, with translation MAVNESTAGRNGLTKRAALLAAARVFAFAMTIPLPLVLVRTLNQSEFGLYKQVFQIMLTVLALAGLGVNMSVLYFLPRNPDKKPQIAFNVLAFYAVIGSVVALFFAVYPGWVTVIFKGDGLVPHVPLLGVAILLWLLSTVLEVVAVADNDIRSASLFIIVIQLAKSGLMMGAALLFGSVHAVVVAAVVQGALQCLIMVWYLHKRFGRFWGTFDWPLFKAQLANALPFGIGGLAYGMQADLHNYFVSHYFDPDQFAIYAVGCFQLPLLGMLLDSVISVLLPEVARREANADYQGIIELWASAVRKLALFFVPVYVLLFVVRQEFITTLFTKNYVAAAPIFAINLLNILLYICVPTSILRSFDNLKYFRLKLSLAMIPVGAAALYVGIHAAGLVGAITAVVIVQTLDLAILLLAIARRLSMSPADVRRFAPVLRTVGAAAVAGVAAFAVRLAFAGWHPFITLVVCSSIFIAVWLLAAFAAGAVTPSEKAEMRGALQKLYQSGSRRLGFSPRLRFRSNE, from the coding sequence ATGGCTGTAAACGAATCAACAGCCGGGCGAAACGGGTTGACTAAGCGGGCGGCGTTGTTGGCGGCCGCGAGGGTCTTCGCGTTCGCAATGACGATCCCGCTGCCGCTAGTGCTGGTGCGCACGTTGAATCAGTCGGAGTTCGGTCTGTACAAGCAAGTCTTCCAGATCATGCTGACCGTGCTCGCGCTCGCCGGCCTCGGGGTCAATATGAGCGTCCTGTATTTCTTGCCGCGCAACCCGGATAAGAAGCCGCAAATCGCTTTCAACGTGTTGGCCTTCTACGCGGTGATCGGCTCGGTGGTAGCTCTCTTTTTCGCAGTGTATCCCGGTTGGGTCACGGTCATCTTCAAGGGCGACGGTCTGGTCCCCCACGTTCCCTTGCTTGGAGTGGCGATACTGCTGTGGTTGCTTTCGACCGTGCTCGAGGTAGTCGCGGTTGCCGACAACGACATTCGCTCGGCTAGCTTGTTCATCATCGTCATACAGCTCGCCAAAAGCGGGCTGATGATGGGAGCCGCGCTGTTGTTTGGAAGCGTTCACGCGGTCGTTGTAGCTGCGGTAGTACAGGGAGCGCTTCAGTGTTTGATCATGGTTTGGTATCTGCACAAGCGCTTCGGGCGGTTCTGGGGCACGTTTGATTGGCCCCTGTTCAAGGCTCAACTGGCCAACGCGCTTCCATTCGGGATCGGCGGACTCGCCTACGGCATGCAGGCCGATCTGCACAACTATTTCGTTTCGCATTATTTTGATCCCGACCAGTTTGCGATCTACGCGGTTGGGTGCTTCCAGTTGCCGTTGCTCGGCATGCTGCTGGATTCGGTCATCAGCGTGCTGTTGCCCGAGGTCGCCCGGCGCGAAGCAAACGCCGACTACCAGGGCATCATCGAGCTGTGGGCCTCCGCCGTTCGCAAGCTTGCTCTCTTCTTTGTTCCAGTGTACGTGCTCCTGTTTGTTGTGAGGCAGGAGTTCATTACCACATTGTTTACCAAGAACTATGTAGCCGCCGCGCCTATCTTCGCGATCAACCTATTGAACATTCTCTTATACATCTGTGTGCCGACCTCGATCCTTCGCTCTTTCGACAACCTGAAGTACTTCCGTCTGAAACTCTCATTGGCCATGATCCCGGTCGGCGCCGCGGCCCTATACGTCGGCATACACGCAGCAGGGCTGGTAGGAGCTATCACGGCGGTGGTCATAGTTCAGACACTGGATCTCGCGATACTGTTATTGGCAATCGCGCGAAGACTGAGCATGTCACCGGCGGACGTGCGGCGGTTTGCGCCAGTCTTGAGAACGGTAGGGGCGGCAGCAGTCGCCGGCGTGGCCGCGTTCGCGGTCAGGCTCGCGTTCGCCGGCTGGCATCCTTTCATAACTCTCGTGGTTTGCTCATCAATATTCATAGCCGTGTGGCTGCTTGCGGCCTTCGCCGCAGGGGCGGTGACCCCATCAGAGAAGGCCGAGATGCGAGGCGCATTGCAGAAGCTCTACCAGTCAGGATCGCGGCGGCTGGGCTTTTCACCACGACTGAGATTTCGGAGCAACGAGTAG
- a CDS encoding polysaccharide deacetylase family protein yields the protein MKDALVSLMHSAGVFAPFRRANRGKALILMYHRFSEAEDGVSTSVRCFTEQLDYLADHYRIVPLSVLAGYVTSGVPVPPGLAVITIDDGYRDSFDIAYPILRERKIPATAFVVTDFVDQATWLWTDKVRYLTSRAASSLLEANIDQQSLRIELEGRISRRKGAQRVNAELKRIADEAKDDAIRRIAASLDVPLPDAPPAEFLPLTWEQVREMDSNGIEIGSHTVTHPILTKISRDRLRYELCESRSRLESALGHKVELLGYPNGDHDATVQQEAVRAGYKCAVTADYGLNNGRSNPLALKRIHTEHDLAHFVKNTCGFEQFRHMVTHLGGGALAVEQSRNLWL from the coding sequence ATGAAGGACGCACTAGTAAGTCTGATGCACAGCGCGGGTGTGTTCGCGCCATTCCGCAGGGCCAATCGCGGCAAGGCGCTGATACTGATGTACCATCGCTTCAGCGAGGCTGAGGATGGCGTATCGACTTCCGTTCGCTGCTTCACCGAGCAACTGGACTACCTGGCCGATCACTATCGGATAGTTCCGCTGTCCGTGTTGGCCGGCTACGTTACGAGCGGCGTCCCTGTACCGCCCGGCCTCGCCGTCATCACGATAGACGACGGTTACCGGGACAGCTTCGACATCGCCTACCCAATTCTTCGCGAGCGCAAGATACCCGCGACCGCCTTCGTGGTTACGGACTTCGTTGATCAGGCAACGTGGCTGTGGACCGACAAGGTTCGATACCTCACGTCGAGGGCGGCAAGCTCGCTGCTCGAAGCCAACATCGACCAGCAGTCGCTGCGAATCGAGCTCGAAGGCCGAATCTCACGGCGTAAGGGCGCCCAGCGAGTCAACGCCGAGCTGAAGCGAATTGCCGATGAAGCGAAAGACGACGCGATTCGACGGATCGCCGCATCGCTCGACGTGCCGCTTCCGGACGCGCCCCCCGCTGAGTTTCTTCCGCTCACCTGGGAGCAGGTGCGCGAGATGGATTCAAACGGAATCGAGATTGGATCGCATACCGTCACTCATCCGATACTGACCAAAATAAGCAGGGACCGGCTCCGCTACGAACTGTGCGAGTCACGCTCCCGGCTCGAGTCGGCGCTTGGTCACAAGGTAGAACTGCTGGGCTATCCCAACGGCGATCACGACGCCACGGTGCAACAGGAAGCGGTGCGTGCAGGCTACAAGTGCGCAGTCACGGCAGACTACGGCTTGAACAACGGGCGCAGCAATCCGCTCGCGCTAAAGCGCATTCACACCGAGCACGACCTCGCGCACTTCGTTAAGAACACATGCGGGTTTGAACAGTTCAGACACATGGTGACGCACCTCGGTGGAGGAGCGCTGGCCGTGGAGCAATCGAGAAATCTATGGCTGTAA
- a CDS encoding CpsD/CapB family tyrosine-protein kinase, producing MGKVHEALSRAQNASDELDLFDEVEEGQDGQSEPAPEKFHFMRYSLGATATIVAKDQAKRGPANAALAPREPARPVREVTLIPERVDPHLVAFFNYDPRATQEYNRLALSLISKAAERGLKRVLVASAQEGEGRTCVTLNLACALARARQRVLVVDCDLLNPSVVRLLGLNPEIGLYEAFDRAMPPGAAAITIRPYGFNVLPTIRPVDNPAELLAAPGFWKMLQSFDADHDFILFDSSPLATGGDSSLLVRFTDSTLMVVRAGQTSSAQMAKALAPFAQDDILGVVINRAD from the coding sequence ATGGGAAAAGTACACGAAGCGCTAAGTAGGGCACAGAACGCAAGCGACGAGCTCGATCTATTTGACGAAGTGGAGGAGGGGCAAGACGGCCAGTCCGAGCCCGCTCCCGAAAAGTTTCACTTCATGCGCTATTCGTTGGGCGCGACCGCCACGATAGTCGCAAAGGACCAGGCCAAGCGTGGCCCTGCGAACGCCGCGCTTGCGCCGCGAGAGCCGGCGCGGCCGGTGCGCGAGGTCACCCTTATCCCCGAGCGCGTCGATCCACACCTCGTTGCGTTCTTTAACTACGATCCGCGCGCCACGCAGGAATACAACAGGCTCGCCCTGTCTTTGATTTCCAAAGCAGCCGAACGCGGACTCAAGCGGGTGCTTGTAGCATCGGCGCAAGAGGGCGAAGGCCGTACGTGCGTCACCCTGAATCTGGCTTGCGCGCTCGCTCGCGCCCGGCAGCGAGTCCTGGTTGTAGATTGTGATTTGCTCAATCCGTCCGTTGTGCGCCTGCTCGGGCTCAACCCGGAGATTGGCCTCTACGAAGCGTTCGACCGCGCAATGCCCCCAGGCGCGGCGGCGATCACGATTCGTCCTTACGGCTTCAATGTGTTGCCAACAATTCGACCGGTCGACAATCCGGCGGAGCTGTTGGCCGCGCCGGGCTTTTGGAAGATGCTCCAGTCATTCGACGCCGATCACGACTTTATACTCTTCGACTCATCGCCGCTTGCTACTGGAGGGGATTCGAGCCTGCTGGTGCGTTTCACTGACTCAACGCTGATGGTTGTCCGCGCGGGTCAAACCAGTTCCGCGCAGATGGCAAAGGCATTGGCGCCTTTCGCTCAAGATGACATTCTCGGCGTCGTGATCAATCGTGCCGATTAG
- a CDS encoding Wzz/FepE/Etk N-terminal domain-containing protein, translating to MGSFRPRGFAECLQILWRRKSLIAFIAGIVLTAAAAVVIGIPKVYESRALTVVSGAIYDRQAANGAQVAAVTEQITSRSNLETLIQRYNLYAPVTKMDATVQQFQKEIKLETKFRSDAQGFPESFTISYRHPDAVTAQQVVTDLVALFDQANKTLEQQAAEEAQRIRTEIDGIEAKLGHAGTQRIANAYRSTAASRAAGAFERQRTERNAIASTLETLKDRQFALDAQITGQKRLVNQQQEIVRTSPPPADDTRASSSYGALLRRKAELEGQIQDYSSKFTDKYPRLVQAREQLAEINQRIAQASAVGEQARATSASPAALELRNLQRELSRMETELEVVRREIDRKQRAASSLPSSSIAPSYTPAPAVSMADPGLSGVSGDFGAEGLRERYTALLRREDALRQFQPSTAGPATPFFQMVDQPNLPQSPAGPIRSRLMMVAALLALVIGVIGAAIVEARKLSMIYDERDVNYFLGVPVVALIPETLTVSERGRSARQLFARRLAYLVLGAAAVPILALLLDATKIFQILGSK from the coding sequence ATGGGAAGCTTCAGACCTAGAGGTTTTGCGGAATGCCTACAGATACTCTGGCGGCGAAAATCGTTAATCGCGTTTATAGCAGGGATAGTGTTGACGGCGGCTGCGGCTGTCGTGATAGGCATACCCAAGGTCTACGAGTCACGCGCGCTTACAGTTGTTTCCGGCGCGATATATGACCGTCAGGCGGCAAACGGGGCTCAGGTAGCAGCGGTGACCGAACAGATAACCAGCCGCTCGAACCTCGAGACCCTGATACAGCGCTACAACCTTTACGCCCCGGTTACGAAGATGGACGCCACCGTCCAGCAATTTCAAAAAGAGATCAAGCTCGAAACGAAATTCCGCAGTGATGCGCAAGGGTTCCCCGAGTCGTTCACCATCTCCTATCGTCACCCCGATGCCGTCACCGCCCAACAGGTGGTCACTGACCTGGTTGCGCTCTTCGATCAAGCCAATAAGACGCTCGAGCAGCAAGCCGCTGAAGAAGCGCAGAGAATCAGAACCGAGATCGACGGCATCGAGGCAAAGCTCGGCCACGCCGGCACGCAGCGCATCGCAAACGCCTATCGAAGCACCGCCGCGAGCCGCGCCGCGGGTGCGTTTGAGCGTCAGCGCACCGAACGCAACGCGATAGCGTCAACGCTTGAAACACTCAAGGATCGTCAGTTCGCGCTCGACGCGCAGATCACCGGCCAGAAACGTCTGGTCAATCAGCAGCAGGAAATCGTGAGGACCTCTCCTCCTCCCGCTGACGACACGCGAGCGTCAAGCTCGTATGGCGCGCTTCTCAGACGCAAAGCGGAACTAGAAGGCCAGATTCAAGATTACTCTTCCAAGTTCACGGACAAATACCCTAGACTGGTGCAGGCTCGCGAGCAGCTTGCCGAAATCAATCAGCGGATAGCTCAGGCCAGCGCAGTTGGTGAGCAGGCCCGGGCGACCTCGGCTTCGCCTGCAGCGCTCGAGCTTCGTAACCTGCAGCGTGAATTGTCGCGGATGGAGACGGAGCTCGAGGTAGTCAGACGCGAGATCGATCGCAAACAGCGCGCGGCCTCCAGCCTTCCCTCGAGTTCCATTGCCCCTTCGTACACCCCCGCCCCGGCAGTGTCAATGGCGGACCCTGGCCTGAGTGGCGTATCAGGCGACTTTGGAGCCGAAGGTTTGCGCGAACGCTATACCGCTCTGCTGAGGAGGGAGGATGCGCTTCGCCAATTTCAGCCCTCGACCGCGGGGCCAGCCACACCGTTCTTCCAGATGGTGGACCAGCCCAACCTTCCGCAATCGCCTGCCGGACCGATCAGGTCCAGACTCATGATGGTGGCGGCGCTGCTCGCCCTGGTGATTGGCGTGATCGGAGCGGCGATAGTAGAAGCACGAAAGCTGTCGATGATCTACGACGAGCGCGACGTGAACTATTTTCTGGGAGTGCCGGTTGTCGCGTTGATTCCGGAAACGTTGACCGTTTCCGAGCGTGGACGCAGCGCCCGTCAACTCTTCGCGCGCCGGCTCGCGTACCTGGTGCTGGGCGCTGCGGCAGTTCCAATCCTGGCGTTGCTGCTCGACGCCACGAAGATATTTCAGATTCTGGGAAGCAAGTAG
- a CDS encoding GNAT family N-acetyltransferase, with the protein MERLDAAMIDGPCVTTYTGLRASVLTDELDFELLAPEWDWLLEQSDQRVFFLRSAWNRLWWRLLRPPDSQLFIITCRDEQGALFGLAPFYLRQRRTAGIPHLRELLFLGTGVYAQTSEYLDVVARHGFERQVAEAIVECLERSNDWDRLCLKEIPASSAILVHLVAGLGEDTKIEVCNRSYYIDTTVDWETFVRGLRNSARHNVLRRTRRLLSLHDCSLRLVETADELGPAMDALVRLHQARWQSKGEPGTFALPGVEEFLKEAMRISLSERRLGLTTLEVDGAIAAVRLDFLDNHVAHAFQAGFDPAYANDGLGSVMNGLCIGAYLEDDSVHEYDLMGGNAQYKEAWTKDYNESVCLTSVRAGTRWKAHKSIERAKLIGKSLLRATIPEPLRIAGHRLITQRHYK; encoded by the coding sequence ATGGAAAGGCTTGATGCTGCAATGATCGATGGCCCGTGCGTAACCACATACACCGGCTTGAGAGCTTCGGTGTTGACCGATGAGCTGGACTTCGAACTTCTCGCCCCAGAGTGGGACTGGTTGCTCGAACAAAGCGATCAGCGCGTCTTCTTTCTGCGATCTGCGTGGAACCGGCTCTGGTGGCGCCTGTTGAGGCCGCCTGACAGCCAGCTCTTCATAATTACCTGCCGAGATGAACAGGGCGCGTTGTTCGGTCTCGCCCCCTTTTACTTGCGGCAAAGACGGACCGCCGGCATCCCCCATCTGAGGGAGCTGTTGTTTCTGGGCACCGGCGTTTATGCGCAAACGAGCGAGTACCTGGACGTCGTGGCGCGGCATGGCTTTGAGCGGCAAGTCGCTGAGGCTATCGTTGAATGCCTTGAACGCAGCAACGACTGGGACCGCCTCTGTCTGAAAGAAATTCCAGCGTCTTCGGCCATACTCGTTCATCTGGTGGCCGGACTGGGCGAGGATACTAAGATCGAGGTCTGCAATCGCTCCTATTACATCGACACCACCGTCGACTGGGAAACGTTTGTGCGCGGCTTGAGAAACTCGGCGCGTCACAACGTCCTTCGCCGCACCCGTAGACTATTGAGCTTGCATGATTGCAGCCTGAGGCTAGTCGAAACGGCCGACGAGCTCGGGCCTGCAATGGACGCGCTTGTGCGGCTACATCAAGCGCGCTGGCAATCCAAGGGCGAGCCGGGGACCTTTGCCTTGCCCGGCGTCGAAGAGTTTTTGAAGGAAGCGATGCGCATAAGCCTTAGCGAGCGGCGGCTCGGACTCACGACTCTTGAAGTGGATGGAGCGATCGCCGCCGTTCGGCTCGATTTCTTGGACAACCACGTCGCCCATGCGTTTCAGGCGGGATTTGATCCAGCTTATGCCAACGACGGGCTTGGTAGTGTGATGAATGGTCTGTGCATCGGAGCGTATCTGGAAGACGACAGCGTGCATGAATATGACCTGATGGGCGGGAACGCCCAATACAAAGAAGCCTGGACAAAGGACTACAACGAGAGTGTCTGCCTGACTTCGGTTCGCGCCGGCACTCGCTGGAAAGCGCATAAGAGCATCGAGAGGGCGAAGCTGATCGGTAAGTCTCTGCTGCGTGCTACAATCCCTGAGCCTCTACGAATTGCCGGTCACCGGCTGATTACTCAACGGCACTACAAATGA
- a CDS encoding GNAT family N-acetyltransferase, whose amino-acid sequence MQEFEISPASHNDREQVIQLMGKIYPGDMAARYDWLYTDNPHGRALSWLAIERASGEAVGCTSIFPRKVMVLGRERVGGIGGDCFIEPRVRRQGLATALHAVSFAQMRERGVDFMYGPPTRNNLGALVKAGSHLVTNYKRWVRPLTSRGAYRAAFSRMPTKGQANLANIPIRVLDRLTRSNARGYTLEEINDFGDFGAEFDVMFQRASTAHPVACRRDCSYLAWRYLAAPARSQTPLAVRQNGRLEGFVAIERAGEFAAIADLFSAPDAKLMDAILQLAIENAAAAGCSSIEISLTQDSALARRVRRHGFIGREERGFQVAVADEDPQRDVLLKAQSWHFTEADQDMDRVFVSPPSSNESEF is encoded by the coding sequence ATGCAAGAGTTTGAAATAAGCCCGGCGAGCCACAACGACCGGGAGCAAGTAATCCAGCTAATGGGGAAGATATATCCGGGCGATATGGCCGCCCGCTACGACTGGCTGTACACGGATAATCCACATGGCCGCGCGCTGTCGTGGCTAGCGATAGAACGTGCGAGCGGCGAGGCTGTCGGGTGCACTTCGATATTCCCTCGAAAGGTGATGGTCCTGGGACGCGAGCGCGTGGGTGGAATTGGCGGCGACTGCTTCATCGAACCGCGAGTCAGAAGGCAAGGGCTTGCCACAGCCTTGCACGCGGTGAGCTTTGCCCAGATGCGCGAGCGCGGGGTCGATTTCATGTATGGCCCGCCGACGCGGAACAACCTGGGCGCGCTGGTCAAAGCAGGATCGCATCTGGTGACAAACTACAAGCGATGGGTGCGCCCGCTGACCAGCCGGGGAGCATACCGGGCTGCCTTCTCGCGGATGCCGACGAAAGGGCAAGCGAATCTGGCAAACATACCTATTAGGGTGCTCGACCGCCTGACCAGGTCGAACGCGAGAGGATACACGCTCGAAGAGATCAATGACTTTGGCGACTTTGGCGCCGAGTTCGACGTCATGTTTCAGCGAGCGTCAACCGCACATCCAGTTGCCTGTCGCCGCGATTGTAGCTACCTGGCGTGGCGATACCTGGCCGCGCCTGCTCGTAGTCAGACCCCGCTTGCCGTAAGACAAAACGGCCGGCTCGAGGGGTTTGTCGCGATTGAGCGAGCAGGCGAGTTCGCCGCAATAGCCGACCTGTTCAGCGCGCCCGATGCGAAGCTGATGGATGCAATCCTGCAGCTTGCAATAGAAAATGCCGCGGCGGCCGGTTGTTCGAGCATCGAGATAAGCCTGACCCAGGACAGCGCTCTCGCGCGCAGGGTTCGCCGTCACGGGTTCATTGGCCGAGAGGAACGCGGGTTTCAAGTGGCGGTAGCGGATGAGGACCCGCAGCGAGACGTGCTGCTAAAAGCGCAGTCCTGGCATTTCACCGAAGCGGATCAGGATATGGACAGGGTGTTCGTCAGCCCGCCTTCGAGTAATGAGAGTGAGTTTTGA